One segment of Panicum virgatum strain AP13 chromosome 1K, P.virgatum_v5, whole genome shotgun sequence DNA contains the following:
- the LOC120656893 gene encoding uncharacterized protein LOC120656893 — MYPMSNGLQELPAYKNDLYGSHDGHLSSEDEIVKIARDNLKRDNELIIQTVAAVGTYIQTYYIKRPRKEVPETGIQWVQRTLADPIDCYDMFRVHRPVFNRLHNLLVSSYGLKSKAKMNSVEALGMFLWIVGAPQSVRQAKNRFTRSLESISRNFDRVLSSVLKLAKDVIKPKDPTFSTVHPVLENPDFWPHFNDCIGAIDGTHVKLVVPKSKVVPHLCRHKYTSQNVLAVCDFDMRFTFVLSGWPGSVHDMIVFKDATRRYADKFPHPPLENFIVLMLGIQTARVI; from the exons ATGTATCCAATGTCTAATGGATTACAAGAACTGCCAGCATATAAGAATGATCTTTATGGAAGTCATGATGGACATCTGTCAAGTGAAGATGAAATTGTGAAGATAGCCCGGGACAACCTCAAGAGGGATAATGAATTAATCATTCAAACCGTTGCAGCTGTAGGTACGTATATTCAAACCTACTATATCAAGAGGCCAAGGAAGGAAGTTCCTGAAACTGGAATTCAATGGGTACAGAGGACGCTAGCTGATCCAATAGATTGTTATGATATGTTTAGGGTTCATAGACCAGTTTTTAACAGGCTGCATAATTTGTTGGTTAGTTCATATGGATTGAAGTCAAAAGCAAAAATGAACTCGGTTGAGGCTTTGGGTATGTTCTTATGGATTGTGGGTGCTCCTCAGTCAGTTAGACAGGCTAAGAATCGGTTCACTAGGTCCTTGGAGAGTATTAGCCGTAATTTTGACCGAGTTCTAAGCAGCGTCCTCAAGCTAGCTAAGGATGTCATAAAGCCCAAGGACCCAACATTCTCAACAGTTCACCCAGTACTAGAGAATCCAGACTTTTGGCCACACTTCAATGACTGCATAGGAGCAATAGATGGGACTCATGTGAAGCTTGTGGTGCCCAAAAGTAAAGTGGTTCCTCATTTGTGTAGACACAAGTACACATCACAAAATGTGCTTGCTGTATGTGACTTCGACATGAGATTTACTTTTGTGCTTTCGGGATGGCCTGGTTCAGTACATGATATGATAGTGTTCAAGGATGCAACAAGAAGATATGCTGACAAGTTCCCACATCCACCTCTA GAAAATTTTATTGTGTTGATGCTGGGTATCCAAACCGCCCGGGTTATCTAG
- the LOC120705499 gene encoding uncharacterized protein LOC120705499 isoform X4: MGDRDFACCFLCIKSILLHLVMLQDTDSIPTEIAVSLSEKKIGFRLDNADLVLVPLRKYSFWKVFKAVHSKSSRLDIYDMPTVFGSVSNQINQLSFLIPSHPTSLVYFSVLYIIRIFFISNDSGVFVLKLLLSYDGKTHFHFKEEHAKVLRESITYYLCTHEENELILPKIKYIAQQHRIEVDNYKCRTKRISKK; the protein is encoded by the exons ATGGGAGATAG GGACTTTGCCTGCTGTTTTTTATGTATCAAGTCAATTTTGCTTCATCTG GTCATGCTACAAGACACTGATTCAATACCAACTGAGATAGCAGTTAGTCTTTCAGAGAAGAAAATAGGATTCAGACTAGACAATGCAGACTTG gTGCTTGTGCCTTTAAGGAAGTATAGCTTCTG GAAAGTGTTTAAAGCAGTTCATTCAAAATCTTCAAGGCTCGATATATATGACATGCCAACTGTTTTTGGAAGTGTATCTAACCAGATCAATCAGCTGAGTTTTCTAATTCCCTCTCATCCTACATCACTGGTATATTTTTCTGTTCTTTACATCATTCGTATATTTTTTATCAGCAATGACAGCGGTGTCTTTGTTTTAAAACTTCTTTTATCCTACGATGGCAAGACACATTTCCACTTCAAAGAG GAGCATGCAAAGGTACTGCGTGAATCTATAACATATTATCTATGCACTCACGAGGAGAACGAATTGATCTTGCCAAAAATAAAGTATATCGCTCAACAACAT AGAATTGAAGTTGACAATTACAAATGCAGGACTAAAAG GATAAGCAAAAAGTAA
- the LOC120705499 gene encoding uncharacterized protein LOC120705499 isoform X5 yields the protein MGDRDFACCFLCIKSILLHLVMLQDTDSIPTEIAVSLSEKKIGFRLDNADLVLVPLRKYSFWKVFKAVHSKSSRLDIYDMPTVFGSVSNQINHNDSGVFVLKLLLSYDGKTHFHFKEEHAKVLRESITYYLCTHEENELILPKIKYIAQQHRIEVDNYKCRTKRISKK from the exons ATGGGAGATAG GGACTTTGCCTGCTGTTTTTTATGTATCAAGTCAATTTTGCTTCATCTG GTCATGCTACAAGACACTGATTCAATACCAACTGAGATAGCAGTTAGTCTTTCAGAGAAGAAAATAGGATTCAGACTAGACAATGCAGACTTG gTGCTTGTGCCTTTAAGGAAGTATAGCTTCTG GAAAGTGTTTAAAGCAGTTCATTCAAAATCTTCAAGGCTCGATATATATGACATGCCAACTGTTTTTGGAAGTGTATCTAACCAGATCAATCA CAATGACAGCGGTGTCTTTGTTTTAAAACTTCTTTTATCCTACGATGGCAAGACACATTTCCACTTCAAAGAG GAGCATGCAAAGGTACTGCGTGAATCTATAACATATTATCTATGCACTCACGAGGAGAACGAATTGATCTTGCCAAAAATAAAGTATATCGCTCAACAACAT AGAATTGAAGTTGACAATTACAAATGCAGGACTAAAAG GATAAGCAAAAAGTAA
- the LOC120705499 gene encoding uncharacterized protein LOC120705499 isoform X1 produces MGDRDFACCFLCIKSILLHLVMLQDTDSIPTEIAVSLSEKKIGFRLDNADLVLVPLRKYSFWYLLVANFRDKRFEVICPFKNIDIIQSDAFNVICKFRKVFKAVHSKSSRLDIYDMPTVFGSVSNQINQLSFLIPSHPTSLVYFSVLYIIRIFFISNDSGVFVLKLLLSYDGKTHFHFKEEHAKVLRESITYYLCTHEENELILPKIKYIAQQHRIEVDNYKCRTKRISKK; encoded by the exons ATGGGAGATAG GGACTTTGCCTGCTGTTTTTTATGTATCAAGTCAATTTTGCTTCATCTG GTCATGCTACAAGACACTGATTCAATACCAACTGAGATAGCAGTTAGTCTTTCAGAGAAGAAAATAGGATTCAGACTAGACAATGCAGACTTG gTGCTTGTGCCTTTAAGGAAGTATAGCTTCTGGTATCTTCTTGTAGCCAATTTCAGAGACAAAAGATTTGAAGTCATATGCCCATTCAAGAACATAGATATAATACAATCCGATGCCTTTAATGTTATTTGCAAGTTCAGGAAAGTGTTTAAAGCAGTTCATTCAAAATCTTCAAGGCTCGATATATATGACATGCCAACTGTTTTTGGAAGTGTATCTAACCAGATCAATCAGCTGAGTTTTCTAATTCCCTCTCATCCTACATCACTGGTATATTTTTCTGTTCTTTACATCATTCGTATATTTTTTATCAGCAATGACAGCGGTGTCTTTGTTTTAAAACTTCTTTTATCCTACGATGGCAAGACACATTTCCACTTCAAAGAG GAGCATGCAAAGGTACTGCGTGAATCTATAACATATTATCTATGCACTCACGAGGAGAACGAATTGATCTTGCCAAAAATAAAGTATATCGCTCAACAACAT AGAATTGAAGTTGACAATTACAAATGCAGGACTAAAAG GATAAGCAAAAAGTAA
- the LOC120705499 gene encoding uncharacterized protein LOC120705499 isoform X3, with product MGDRDFACCFLCIKSILLHLVMLQDTDSIPTEIAVSLSEKKIGFRLDNADLVLVPLRKYSFWYLLVANFRDKRFEVICPFKNIDIIQSDAFNVICKFRKVFKAVHSKSSRLDIYDMPTVFGSVSNQINHNDSGVFVLKLLLSYDGKTHFHFKEEHAKVLRESITYYLCTHEENELILPKIKYIAQQHRIEVDNYKCRTKRISKK from the exons ATGGGAGATAG GGACTTTGCCTGCTGTTTTTTATGTATCAAGTCAATTTTGCTTCATCTG GTCATGCTACAAGACACTGATTCAATACCAACTGAGATAGCAGTTAGTCTTTCAGAGAAGAAAATAGGATTCAGACTAGACAATGCAGACTTG gTGCTTGTGCCTTTAAGGAAGTATAGCTTCTGGTATCTTCTTGTAGCCAATTTCAGAGACAAAAGATTTGAAGTCATATGCCCATTCAAGAACATAGATATAATACAATCCGATGCCTTTAATGTTATTTGCAAGTTCAGGAAAGTGTTTAAAGCAGTTCATTCAAAATCTTCAAGGCTCGATATATATGACATGCCAACTGTTTTTGGAAGTGTATCTAACCAGATCAATCA CAATGACAGCGGTGTCTTTGTTTTAAAACTTCTTTTATCCTACGATGGCAAGACACATTTCCACTTCAAAGAG GAGCATGCAAAGGTACTGCGTGAATCTATAACATATTATCTATGCACTCACGAGGAGAACGAATTGATCTTGCCAAAAATAAAGTATATCGCTCAACAACAT AGAATTGAAGTTGACAATTACAAATGCAGGACTAAAAG GATAAGCAAAAAGTAA
- the LOC120705499 gene encoding uncharacterized protein LOC120705499 isoform X2 gives MLQDTDSIPTEIAVSLSEKKIGFRLDNADLVLVPLRKYSFWYLLVANFRDKRFEVICPFKNIDIIQSDAFNVICKFRKVFKAVHSKSSRLDIYDMPTVFGSVSNQINQLSFLIPSHPTSLVYFSVLYIIRIFFISNDSGVFVLKLLLSYDGKTHFHFKEEHAKVLRESITYYLCTHEENELILPKIKYIAQQHRIEVDNYKCRTKRISKK, from the exons ATGCTACAAGACACTGATTCAATACCAACTGAGATAGCAGTTAGTCTTTCAGAGAAGAAAATAGGATTCAGACTAGACAATGCAGACTTG gTGCTTGTGCCTTTAAGGAAGTATAGCTTCTGGTATCTTCTTGTAGCCAATTTCAGAGACAAAAGATTTGAAGTCATATGCCCATTCAAGAACATAGATATAATACAATCCGATGCCTTTAATGTTATTTGCAAGTTCAGGAAAGTGTTTAAAGCAGTTCATTCAAAATCTTCAAGGCTCGATATATATGACATGCCAACTGTTTTTGGAAGTGTATCTAACCAGATCAATCAGCTGAGTTTTCTAATTCCCTCTCATCCTACATCACTGGTATATTTTTCTGTTCTTTACATCATTCGTATATTTTTTATCAGCAATGACAGCGGTGTCTTTGTTTTAAAACTTCTTTTATCCTACGATGGCAAGACACATTTCCACTTCAAAGAG GAGCATGCAAAGGTACTGCGTGAATCTATAACATATTATCTATGCACTCACGAGGAGAACGAATTGATCTTGCCAAAAATAAAGTATATCGCTCAACAACAT AGAATTGAAGTTGACAATTACAAATGCAGGACTAAAAG GATAAGCAAAAAGTAA
- the LOC120705532 gene encoding formin-like protein 18, whose amino-acid sequence MAPRGSESPRARRALTVAAAAATALLAQLLLSLLPLTGAAAGSPSPAPAPAPAPAPLHLPPPPRQQQQQHAAPGSGEPRSPLLPGLPGARRPPPRAGSPAEKSAWQRLNFGERFGIALTGVAVAMQVALGAFLCARARQLRRAAAAGKAEEQELAEAAAASSPTAA is encoded by the coding sequence ATGGCGCCGCGAGGAAGCGAATCCCCGCGCGCCCGCCGGGCCCTGACCGTCGCCGCtgcagccgccaccgccctcctcGCCCAGCTGCTCCTCTCCTTGCTCCCCCTGACCGGCGCCGCGGCAGGCTCGCCGTCCCCGGCCCCAGCCCCagccccggccccggcgccgctccacctcccgcccccgccgcgccagcagcagcagcagcacgccgCGCCCGGGAGCGGCGAGCCCCGCTCCCCGTTGCTGCCGGGACTCCCGGGCGCGCGCCGTCCCCCTCCTCGTGCGGGCTCTCCGGCCGAAAAGTCGGCGTGGCAGCGGCTCAACTTCGGCGAGAGGTTCGGGATCGCGCTCACCGGCGTGGCCGTCGCAATGCAGGTGGCGCTCGGCGCGTtcctgtgcgcgcgcgcgcggcagctGCGCcgtgcggcggccgcgggcaagGCCGAGGAGCAGGAGCTGGCAGAGGCGGCCGCTGCGTCGTCGCCGACGGCCGCGTAA